One Persicobacter psychrovividus DNA window includes the following coding sequences:
- the atpD gene encoding F0F1 ATP synthase subunit beta, whose amino-acid sequence MANIGKITTVIGPVVDVAFDAEGMTLPAIMNGLEVIKPTDGARVVLEVQQHLGENRVRTIAMDGTEGLLRGLEVKDLGSPIQMPVGEDIRGRMFNVIGEAIDGMGAPKTQEGLPIHRSAPAYEELSTSTEILFTGIKVIDLIEPYAKGGKIGLFGGAGVGKTVLIMELINNIAKAYSGLSVFAGVGERTREGNDLLREMIESGVIKYGKEFEESMEAGDWDLSKVDRAQLETSQATLVYGQMNEPPGARARVALSGLTIAEYFRDGDGSGKGRDILFFVDNIFRFTQAGSEVSALLGRMPSAVGYQPTLATEMGAMQERISSTKNGSITSVQAVYVPADDLTDPAPATTFAHLDAKTVLSRKIASQGIYPAVDPLDSTSRILSPDIVGEDHYQVAQDVINILQRYNELQDIIAILGMDELSDEDKQVVHRARRVQRFLSQPFHVAEQFSGIPGCLVDIKDTLRGFKMIMNGEVDHLPEAAFTFVGAIEEAIEKGEKLLAEAAE is encoded by the coding sequence ATGGCAAACATTGGCAAAATCACAACGGTTATTGGACCAGTTGTAGACGTCGCTTTTGACGCTGAAGGTATGACGTTGCCTGCCATTATGAACGGTCTTGAGGTAATCAAGCCGACTGATGGCGCAAGAGTGGTACTTGAAGTTCAACAGCACTTAGGAGAGAATCGTGTACGTACCATTGCTATGGACGGTACTGAAGGTCTTCTTCGAGGATTGGAAGTAAAAGATTTGGGTTCCCCAATTCAGATGCCCGTAGGTGAAGACATCCGCGGTCGTATGTTTAACGTGATTGGTGAAGCAATCGACGGTATGGGTGCTCCAAAAACACAAGAAGGTCTTCCTATTCACCGCTCAGCTCCAGCATATGAGGAGCTATCAACCTCTACTGAAATTCTTTTCACTGGTATCAAAGTGATTGACCTTATTGAGCCTTATGCTAAAGGTGGTAAGATTGGTCTTTTCGGTGGTGCCGGAGTAGGTAAAACAGTATTGATTATGGAGTTGATCAACAACATTGCAAAGGCATACTCTGGTTTGTCTGTATTTGCAGGTGTTGGTGAGCGTACTCGTGAGGGTAATGACTTGCTTCGTGAGATGATCGAATCAGGTGTAATCAAATACGGTAAAGAGTTTGAAGAGTCTATGGAAGCAGGAGACTGGGATTTGTCTAAAGTAGACAGAGCACAGTTGGAAACTTCTCAGGCAACACTGGTTTACGGACAGATGAACGAGCCTCCTGGGGCGCGTGCACGTGTAGCATTGTCTGGTTTGACAATCGCTGAGTACTTCCGTGACGGTGATGGTTCTGGTAAAGGACGTGATATCCTTTTCTTCGTAGATAACATCTTCCGCTTTACGCAGGCAGGTTCTGAGGTATCGGCACTTTTGGGTCGTATGCCATCAGCGGTAGGTTACCAACCAACTTTGGCAACAGAGATGGGAGCTATGCAGGAGCGTATTTCATCGACTAAAAACGGTTCCATTACTTCTGTACAAGCAGTATATGTACCAGCCGATGACTTGACTGACCCTGCACCAGCGACAACTTTCGCCCACTTGGATGCAAAAACAGTATTGTCTCGTAAGATTGCTTCTCAGGGTATCTACCCAGCGGTAGATCCATTGGATTCAACTTCACGTATCCTTTCTCCAGATATCGTAGGTGAAGATCATTACCAAGTAGCTCAGGATGTAATTAACATCTTGCAACGTTACAATGAGCTTCAGGATATCATTGCGATTTTGGGTATGGATGAATTGTCTGACGAAGATAAGCAGGTAGTACACCGCGCTCGTCGTGTTCAGCGTTTCTTGTCTCAGCCATTCCACGTGGCAGAGCAGTTCTCGGGTATCCCAGGTTGTCTGGTAGATATCAAAGACACGCTTCGTGGTTTCAAAATGATCATGAACGGTGAAGTAGATCACCTTCCTGAGGCGGCATTTACATTCGTAGGTGCAATCGAAGAAGCGATTGAGAAAGGTGAGAAATTGTTGGCTGAAGCTGCCGAATAA